The Gammaproteobacteria bacterium nucleotide sequence TGGCCGGGTTTTCGCAGTCACGTGCTGCACGACCTGGACAGCGGCACGACAGTTGCCGTGCAGGCTAATCGTGACGGGCGCATCGACCTCAGAGGCCTGGCCTGGCGCATCGCTGCGCGGGCCACCGGGCTGACGGCGCCGGACTAGTTTGTCTGTTGGGCGCCTAGTGACAGGCTGCCCGATTCCTTTATCCGGATCGCCCGGCGCAGGGCGCCCACGTCAAGTTTGGCCTTGAATTCATAGTTGATCTCATCGCTCGCGGTTTCGGCCCAGTTGGCGAAGAAACGAATACCCGCCAGCACATTCGCTGAAGCTGTCACCGTAAAATTACCGGCGCCATAAGGTTTGATCACCGGCAGCTCGTTACCGACTCCGCGAATCAGCCGCTGACCGTCCAGGCTGATGGCGAAGGAAATACCGCGCAATTCCAGCGGCGTGGCATTGGGATTGAGCACGCGCAGCCCGATTTCGAAATTGGGAATGCCGTTGGGGACCGCGATCGCCCGAAAGCTGCTTACCGTGACCGACGGCGATTCATAGTCGGGGTCAACGGTGGCGCAGCCGGCCAGCAGCGTCATCAGGGTCAGCAGGATGGGCACTCTATTCATGTCTTCACCATGTCAGGGCAAGCTGGTTTAGCTGAGTAGTCTCGTGGTTGGCTGGTTATAATGCCTGAGGCGAAGCAATGAGGGCAGTTGTATGGCTATTTCGGCTTCCGCACAGGAGATTGCCGGTGCAGCAGCTTATGAAGACCTGCATGTGCCGGCCCTGTTCCGCCAGTGGGCGCCAAGGCTCATCGCCGCCGCGGCTATTACTCCCGGCATGCAGGTGCTGGATGTTGCCTGCGGTACTGGCGTGCTGGCGCGCGAAGTTGCCCGCCAGGTGGGAAACGATGGCCGTGTGGCTGGTCTGGATGCCGGGGCCGGTATGCTGGCGGTTGCCGCACGCATGGCGCCCGAAATCGAGTGGCGCCAGGGCCTGGCCGAATCGCTGCCTTTCGAGACCGGAAGTTTTGATGCCGTTGTCAGCCAGTTCGGCCTGATGTTTTTCAGTGACCGCACGTTGGCGATCCGGGAAATGTTGCGGGTATTGAAACCAGGCGGCCGTCTTGCGATTGCCGTGTGGGAATCGCTGGAAAAGTCCGAGGCCTATCCCGACGCAGTCAACCTGCTGGACCGGGTTGGCGGTGTCGAAGCCGGTGACGCGTTGCGCGCGCCCTTCGTACTGGGTGACACACTGGAACTGGCCGGCCTGTTTGAAGTCGCTGGCGTGCAGGAAGTCGAGATTGCGACCCATCATGGACGCGCCACTTTTCCCAGTGTGCGCGCCATGGTGGAAGCCGACCTGCGTG carries:
- a CDS encoding LEA type 2 family protein — its product is MNRVPILLTLMTLLAGCATVDPDYESPSVTVSSFRAIAVPNGIPNFEIGLRVLNPNATPLELRGISFAISLDGQRLIRGVGNELPVIKPYGAGNFTVTASANVLAGIRFFANWAETASDEINYEFKAKLDVGALRRAIRIKESGSLSLGAQQTN
- a CDS encoding methyltransferase domain-containing protein; translation: MAISASAQEIAGAAAYEDLHVPALFRQWAPRLIAAAAITPGMQVLDVACGTGVLAREVARQVGNDGRVAGLDAGAGMLAVAARMAPEIEWRQGLAESLPFETGSFDAVVSQFGLMFFSDRTLAIREMLRVLKPGGRLAIAVWESLEKSEAYPDAVNLLDRVGGVEAGDALRAPFVLGDTLELAGLFEVAGVQEVEIATHHGRATFPSVRAMVEADLRGWLPVMGVHLSEDRIERILADAEHVLAQFVTVDGSVEFDAPAHIVTGRCSG